A stretch of Catenulispora sp. GP43 DNA encodes these proteins:
- a CDS encoding branched-chain amino acid ABC transporter substrate-binding protein — MRTINRVRAGALIAAGVFALSACAGSSTKSGSSSSSSNGSGSSTSAANNGKPTLEIGVQGPLSGQNQALGLNIDWGVKLAVQQENAKGDLPFNLAVKESDDQGDQSHGATAAQLLIGDPKVVGVVGPAFSGPTAAAGALYSSASLVAVSPSATRPSLTSSGYKTFYRVVANDSVQGPAAADYMAKVLKATNVYVVDDKTQYGQGLSTAIVGELKKDGATVETDSAPQGTQDYSQLASKVASSGAKAMYYAGYYADGGVFAKALKAAGYAGTMLSGDGSKDPNFITTAGKDAAEGWQFTCPCLDAGSDPKYAAFVTAYKSLSNAAPGTYSIEGYDAANVIISVLKSLNTANPTRAAVAAGVATVDYQGLSKEIKFTSTGDISGTAIYAYQIKNGVISLIGDISKMPGIGS; from the coding sequence GTGCGGACCATCAACCGAGTGCGGGCCGGCGCTTTGATTGCCGCGGGCGTGTTCGCGCTTTCGGCTTGTGCGGGCAGCTCGACGAAGTCGGGCAGCTCTTCGTCAAGTTCCAACGGGAGCGGCAGCTCCACTTCGGCCGCCAACAACGGCAAGCCCACGCTGGAGATAGGCGTGCAGGGCCCGTTGTCGGGCCAGAACCAGGCGCTGGGCCTGAACATCGACTGGGGCGTCAAGCTCGCCGTGCAGCAGGAGAACGCCAAGGGCGACCTGCCGTTCAACCTGGCCGTCAAGGAGTCCGACGACCAGGGCGACCAGTCCCACGGCGCGACCGCCGCGCAGCTGCTGATCGGGGACCCGAAGGTGGTCGGCGTCGTCGGTCCGGCCTTCTCCGGTCCGACCGCCGCCGCCGGCGCGCTGTACTCCAGCGCCAGCCTCGTGGCCGTCAGCCCCTCGGCGACCCGTCCGTCGCTGACCAGCTCCGGCTACAAGACCTTCTACCGCGTCGTGGCCAACGACAGCGTGCAGGGTCCGGCGGCGGCCGACTACATGGCCAAGGTGCTCAAGGCGACCAACGTCTACGTGGTCGACGACAAGACCCAGTACGGCCAGGGTCTGTCCACCGCGATCGTCGGTGAGCTGAAGAAGGACGGCGCGACGGTCGAGACCGACAGCGCGCCGCAGGGCACCCAGGACTACTCGCAACTGGCCTCCAAGGTCGCCTCCTCGGGCGCCAAGGCCATGTACTACGCGGGCTACTACGCTGACGGCGGCGTGTTCGCCAAGGCGCTGAAGGCTGCCGGCTACGCCGGCACGATGCTCTCCGGCGACGGGTCGAAGGACCCGAACTTCATCACCACCGCCGGTAAGGACGCCGCCGAGGGCTGGCAGTTCACCTGCCCCTGCCTGGACGCCGGCAGCGACCCGAAGTACGCCGCGTTCGTGACGGCGTACAAGTCTTTGTCCAACGCCGCCCCGGGTACCTACTCGATCGAGGGCTACGACGCGGCGAACGTCATCATCAGCGTTCTGAAGAGCCTGAACACCGCCAACCCGACCCGGGCCGCGGTGGCCGCGGGTGTGGCGACGGTGGACTACCAGGGTCTGTCCAAGGAGATCAAGTTCACCTCCACCGGTGACATCTCGGGAACCGCGATCTACGCCTACCAGATCAAGAACGGCGTGATCTCGCTGATCGGCGACATCTCCAAGATGCCGGGTATCGGCAGCTGA
- a CDS encoding ABC transporter ATP-binding protein, whose protein sequence is MSTSTETVPQPRAEQGRAVLRAEGVTLRFGGLTSLDHVGLTLHSGEVLAVIGPNGAGKTSLFNSLTGVYLPQEGSIEFIPDGGSPVALVRNGLFNRRSSRKPHLVNRAGISRTFQNIRLFNALTVLENVQIAAETRSSSGPVGVMLGLPRNRRNERAARQHSRDMLEFVGLRGKESDIAGSLSYGDQRRLEIARALASDPKVLLLDEPAAGTNPSEKLGLAQLITRINTELGISILLIEHDMRLVMSVAHRITVLNFGKVIASGAPSEVQQNPAVIEAYLGSEAAEEAVAEAEAAAAVEPAAEAPVVDAAHAEAEAESGTEAEAAAPVVEAAAEETPAAEEPAEEPATEEPAAEPAAEQSPAAAESAAETQAEEQAASATESAETTESAEAAEEPAAESGSEAESPARDTNEEGSA, encoded by the coding sequence GTGAGTACGAGCACTGAGACGGTGCCCCAGCCGCGCGCCGAACAGGGCCGGGCGGTGCTGCGGGCCGAGGGCGTCACGCTCCGGTTCGGCGGCCTGACCAGCCTGGACCACGTCGGCCTGACCCTGCACAGCGGGGAGGTCCTGGCGGTCATCGGCCCCAACGGCGCCGGCAAGACCTCGCTGTTCAACAGCCTGACCGGGGTCTACCTGCCCCAGGAGGGCTCGATCGAGTTCATCCCGGACGGCGGCTCGCCGGTCGCGCTGGTCCGCAACGGCCTGTTCAACCGCCGCAGCAGCCGCAAGCCGCACCTGGTGAACCGCGCGGGCATCTCGCGCACGTTCCAGAACATCCGGCTGTTCAACGCCCTGACGGTCCTGGAGAACGTCCAGATCGCCGCCGAGACCCGCAGCTCCTCCGGCCCGGTCGGCGTCATGCTGGGCCTGCCCCGCAACCGCCGGAACGAGCGGGCCGCGCGGCAGCACTCGCGCGACATGCTCGAGTTCGTCGGCCTGCGCGGCAAGGAGAGCGACATCGCCGGCTCGCTGTCCTACGGCGACCAGCGGCGTCTGGAGATCGCCCGCGCGCTGGCCAGCGACCCGAAGGTGCTGCTGCTCGACGAGCCGGCGGCCGGCACCAACCCCTCGGAGAAGCTGGGCCTGGCCCAGCTGATCACCCGCATCAACACCGAGCTGGGCATCAGCATCCTGCTGATCGAGCACGACATGCGCCTGGTGATGTCGGTCGCGCACCGCATCACGGTGCTGAACTTCGGGAAGGTGATCGCCTCCGGCGCGCCCTCCGAGGTGCAGCAGAACCCGGCGGTGATCGAGGCCTACCTCGGCAGCGAGGCGGCCGAGGAGGCGGTGGCCGAGGCCGAGGCCGCGGCGGCTGTCGAACCGGCGGCCGAGGCTCCGGTGGTCGACGCCGCGCATGCCGAGGCTGAGGCTGAGTCCGGTACCGAGGCCGAAGCCGCCGCGCCGGTGGTCGAGGCCGCGGCCGAGGAGACTCCGGCTGCTGAGGAACCGGCTGAGGAACCGGCAACCGAGGAACCCGCAGCCGAACCCGCGGCTGAGCAGTCCCCGGCCGCCGCGGAATCCGCCGCCGAGACCCAGGCCGAGGAGCAGGCGGCTTCGGCCACCGAGTCTGCCGAGACCACCGAGTCCGCCGAGGCCGCCGAGGAACCCGCCGCGGAATCCGGATCCGAGGCCGAATCCCCGGCCCGCGACACCAACGAGGAGGGGTCCGCATGA
- a CDS encoding ABC transporter ATP-binding protein, producing the protein MSEATTIPGPRTEPSSAEGTPLLELRSVEVAYGGIVALKGIDLEVRQGEIVALLGANGAGKTTTLRTISGLLNPRSGEVRYAGEAMTGIPAHKIVQLGIGHSPEGRRIFPRMTVLENLQMGAYRFKLVSQKDLDQVFELFPRLHERRTQLGGNLSGGEQQMLAIGRAMMGQPSLLLLDEPSMGLAPLIVAQIFEIIERINSLGTTILLVEQNAAQALKLANRGYVLETGEVRMSAPASELLNDPRVREAYLGETAESAE; encoded by the coding sequence ATGAGCGAGGCGACCACCATCCCCGGTCCGCGCACCGAGCCGTCCTCCGCCGAAGGCACTCCGCTCCTGGAGCTCCGCTCGGTCGAGGTCGCCTACGGCGGCATCGTCGCCCTGAAGGGCATCGACCTGGAGGTCCGCCAGGGCGAGATCGTGGCCCTGCTCGGGGCCAACGGCGCGGGCAAGACCACGACCCTGCGCACCATCTCCGGGCTCCTCAATCCGCGCTCCGGCGAGGTCCGGTACGCCGGCGAGGCCATGACCGGCATCCCGGCGCACAAGATCGTGCAGCTGGGCATCGGCCACTCCCCGGAGGGCCGGCGCATCTTCCCCCGGATGACCGTCCTGGAGAACCTCCAGATGGGCGCCTACCGCTTCAAGTTGGTGTCCCAGAAGGACCTGGACCAGGTCTTCGAGCTCTTCCCGCGGCTGCACGAGCGCCGCACGCAGCTCGGCGGCAACCTGTCCGGCGGCGAGCAGCAGATGCTCGCCATCGGCCGGGCCATGATGGGCCAGCCCTCCCTGCTGCTGCTCGACGAGCCCTCGATGGGTCTGGCGCCGCTGATCGTGGCCCAGATCTTCGAGATCATCGAGCGCATCAACTCCCTGGGCACCACCATCCTGCTGGTCGAGCAGAACGCGGCGCAGGCGCTGAAACTGGCGAACCGCGGCTACGTCCTGGAGACCGGCGAAGTCCGGATGAGCGCTCCGGCCTCGGAGCTGCTGAACGACCCGCGCGTCCGCGAGGCCTACCTCGGCGAGACGGCGGAAAGCGCGGAGTAG
- a CDS encoding DUF4190 domain-containing protein, with amino-acid sequence MTTTPPEPPDSSESPEPSEPPHVSQGSDKPADRSPEEEPVQPPSSPIIEPPASAVTPGPGPRPEQEPGEVPRHPGPDQQYPGPDQQYPPPPPLPPEAYPTYSGGQGYDYGGYGAPPVRRRNGMGTAALTLGIVGFLIGPASILAIIFGRIGLTRVARGEATNRGVAQAGFVLGIVTLALWILGLILVANQH; translated from the coding sequence ATGACGACAACTCCCCCGGAACCGCCGGATTCCTCGGAGTCCCCGGAGCCTTCGGAGCCCCCGCACGTGTCGCAGGGCTCGGACAAGCCCGCGGACCGGTCGCCGGAGGAGGAGCCGGTTCAGCCTCCTTCCTCTCCGATCATCGAGCCTCCCGCCTCGGCGGTGACCCCGGGCCCCGGCCCGCGTCCCGAGCAGGAGCCGGGCGAGGTACCGCGCCACCCGGGACCCGATCAGCAGTACCCGGGGCCGGACCAGCAGTACCCGCCCCCGCCGCCGCTGCCCCCGGAGGCCTACCCGACCTACAGCGGCGGCCAGGGCTACGACTACGGCGGGTACGGCGCTCCCCCGGTCCGCCGCCGCAACGGCATGGGCACGGCCGCGCTGACGCTGGGCATCGTCGGGTTCCTGATCGGCCCGGCCAGCATCCTGGCGATCATCTTCGGCCGGATCGGGCTGACCCGCGTGGCCCGCGGCGAGGCCACCAACCGCGGCGTGGCGCAGGCCGGGTTCGTGCTCGGGATCGTCACGCTGGCGCTGTGGATCCTCGGTCTCATCCTGGTCGCCAACCAGCACTGA
- a CDS encoding glutamate synthase subunit beta, which translates to MADPRGFLTTPQEHPERRPVAERVQDWKEVYKPGGLLPIINKQAGRCMDCGIPFCHNGCPLGNIIPEWNDLVWKGDWEGASDRLHATNNFPEFTGRLCPAPCETACVLGINQPPVTIKNVEVSIIDRAWEDGTVRPLPPERLSGRTVAVIGSGPSGLAAAQQLTRAGHTVAVYERADRIGGLLRYGIPEFKMEKRHLNRRIEQMRAEGTKFRPGMHIGVDLTGDALLARYDAIVLAVGATKARELDVPGRDLAGVHQAMDYLPYANKTCEGDYLTAPIDAFGKHVVVIGGGDTGADCLGTATRQGAESVTQLEIMPQPGQDRPANQPWPTYPVIFRVSSAHEENGERVYAVSTTEFVGDDNGRVKALRLVEVRFEGGRPVPVAGTEREIPADLVLLAMGFVGPERGNGLIDQLGLALDERGNIARDNDYATNVPGVFVAGDAGRGQSLIVWAIAEGRSAASSVDAYLSGSSTLPKPIPPTARPVTV; encoded by the coding sequence GTGGCTGACCCCCGTGGTTTCCTGACCACCCCGCAGGAGCACCCCGAGCGCCGCCCGGTCGCCGAGCGCGTCCAGGACTGGAAAGAGGTCTACAAGCCCGGGGGCCTGCTGCCGATCATCAACAAGCAGGCCGGCCGCTGCATGGACTGCGGCATCCCGTTCTGCCACAACGGCTGCCCGCTCGGGAACATCATCCCGGAGTGGAACGACCTGGTGTGGAAGGGCGACTGGGAGGGTGCCTCGGACCGGCTGCACGCGACCAACAACTTCCCGGAGTTCACCGGGCGGCTGTGCCCGGCGCCGTGTGAGACCGCGTGCGTGCTGGGCATCAACCAGCCGCCGGTGACCATCAAGAACGTCGAGGTCTCGATCATCGACCGGGCGTGGGAGGACGGGACCGTCAGGCCCCTGCCGCCGGAGCGCCTGTCCGGCCGCACGGTCGCGGTCATCGGCTCGGGCCCCTCGGGGCTGGCCGCCGCGCAGCAGCTGACCCGGGCCGGCCACACCGTCGCCGTCTACGAGCGCGCCGACCGGATCGGCGGCCTGCTGCGCTACGGCATCCCCGAGTTCAAGATGGAGAAGCGCCACCTGAACCGGCGCATCGAGCAGATGCGCGCCGAGGGCACCAAGTTCCGTCCCGGGATGCACATCGGCGTGGACCTCACCGGCGACGCGCTGCTGGCCCGGTACGACGCCATCGTGCTCGCGGTCGGCGCGACCAAGGCCCGCGAGCTGGACGTGCCCGGCCGCGACCTGGCCGGCGTGCACCAGGCGATGGACTACCTGCCGTACGCGAACAAGACGTGCGAGGGCGACTACCTGACCGCGCCGATCGACGCGTTCGGCAAGCACGTGGTGGTCATCGGCGGCGGCGACACCGGGGCGGACTGCCTGGGCACCGCCACCCGGCAGGGTGCGGAGTCGGTGACGCAGCTGGAGATCATGCCGCAGCCCGGCCAGGACCGTCCGGCCAACCAGCCGTGGCCGACCTACCCGGTGATCTTCCGTGTCTCCTCGGCGCACGAGGAGAACGGCGAGCGGGTCTACGCGGTGTCCACCACCGAGTTCGTGGGCGACGACAACGGCCGGGTCAAGGCCCTGCGCCTGGTCGAGGTCCGCTTCGAGGGCGGGCGTCCGGTCCCGGTGGCGGGCACCGAGCGGGAGATCCCGGCCGACCTGGTGCTGCTGGCCATGGGCTTCGTCGGCCCCGAGCGCGGCAACGGCCTGATCGACCAGCTGGGTCTGGCCCTGGACGAGCGCGGCAACATCGCCCGGGACAACGACTACGCCACCAACGTGCCCGGCGTGTTCGTGGCCGGGGACGCCGGCCGCGGGCAGTCGCTGATCGTGTGGGCGATCGCCGAGGGCCGCTCGGCGGCCAGTTCGGTGGACGCCTACCTGTCGGGGTCGAGCACGCTGCCCAAGCCGATCCCGCCGACGGCGCGGCCGGTGACGGTGTGA
- the pyk gene encoding pyruvate kinase, whose amino-acid sequence MRRAKIVCTLGPSAGTLEQLTALVEAGMNVARLNLSHGSYEDHEERYRNVRQVATTSGQAIGILVDLQGPKIRLGTFANGKEVLANGARFTITTRDVAGDATVCSTTYKGLPGDCKPGDKILVDDGKLALEVESVSDTDVVTRVLEGGPISNSKGINLPGVAVSVPALSEKDELDLRWALGKPEPGHGNPGVRADMIALSFVRDASDIERVHEIMDEVGHRVPVIAKIEKPQAVANLDAIVDAFDAIMVARGDLGVELPLEQVPMVQKRCITLSRRNAKPVIVATQMLDSMITNSRPTRAEVSDVANAVLDGTDAVMLSAETSVGAYAVQTVETMAKIITAAEEETLAAGLKPALSKPRTKGGAVARAAAELGENLYAKYLIAFTESGDTARRLSRYRPPTPLIAFTPHNEIRNQLALSWGIRTFCSPEVEHTDDMVRQVDTELLQLELSKAGDTVVIIAGSPPGIPGSTNAVRVHRVGDAISGVAPAYREER is encoded by the coding sequence ATGCGCCGCGCGAAAATCGTTTGTACCCTGGGCCCGTCGGCCGGAACCCTAGAGCAGCTCACCGCCCTGGTGGAAGCCGGCATGAATGTGGCCCGCCTGAATCTCTCCCACGGTTCCTATGAGGACCACGAGGAGCGATATCGCAACGTCCGGCAGGTCGCCACGACCAGCGGCCAGGCCATAGGCATCCTGGTCGACCTGCAGGGCCCCAAGATCCGTCTGGGCACCTTCGCCAACGGCAAGGAGGTCCTGGCCAACGGCGCGCGGTTCACCATCACCACGCGCGACGTCGCCGGGGACGCCACCGTCTGCAGCACCACCTACAAGGGGCTGCCCGGCGACTGCAAGCCCGGCGACAAGATCCTGGTCGACGACGGCAAGCTCGCCCTGGAAGTGGAGAGCGTCAGCGACACCGACGTGGTGACCCGGGTCCTGGAAGGCGGCCCGATCTCCAACAGCAAGGGCATCAACCTGCCCGGCGTGGCCGTCTCGGTCCCGGCGCTGTCCGAGAAGGACGAGCTGGACCTGCGCTGGGCCCTGGGCAAGCCGGAGCCCGGCCACGGCAACCCCGGCGTGCGCGCCGACATGATCGCGCTGTCCTTCGTGCGCGACGCCTCCGACATCGAGCGCGTCCACGAGATCATGGACGAGGTCGGCCACCGGGTCCCGGTGATCGCCAAGATCGAGAAGCCGCAGGCGGTGGCCAACCTGGACGCCATCGTCGACGCCTTCGACGCGATCATGGTGGCCCGCGGCGACCTGGGCGTGGAGCTGCCGCTGGAGCAGGTCCCGATGGTGCAGAAGCGCTGCATCACGCTGTCCCGCCGCAACGCCAAGCCGGTCATCGTGGCCACCCAGATGCTGGACTCGATGATCACCAACTCCCGCCCCACCCGCGCCGAGGTCTCCGACGTGGCCAACGCGGTCCTGGACGGCACCGACGCGGTGATGCTCTCGGCCGAGACCTCGGTCGGCGCCTACGCGGTGCAGACCGTGGAGACCATGGCCAAGATCATCACCGCGGCCGAGGAGGAGACCCTGGCGGCCGGCCTGAAGCCGGCGCTGAGCAAGCCGCGCACCAAGGGCGGCGCCGTCGCCCGCGCGGCGGCCGAGCTCGGCGAGAACCTGTACGCCAAGTACCTGATCGCCTTCACCGAGAGCGGCGACACCGCCCGCCGGCTGTCGCGCTACCGTCCGCCGACGCCGCTGATCGCCTTCACCCCGCACAACGAGATCCGCAACCAGCTCGCGCTGAGCTGGGGCATCCGTACCTTCTGCAGCCCCGAGGTCGAGCACACCGACGACATGGTGCGCCAGGTCGACACCGAGCTGCTGCAGCTGGAGCTGAGCAAGGCCGGTGACACGGTGGTCATCATCGCGGGCTCCCCGCCCGGGATCCCCGGTTCCACCAACGCGGTGCGGGTGCACCGGGTGGGCGACGCCATCAGCGGTGTCGCGCCGGCCTACCGCGAGGAGCGGTAA
- a CDS encoding branched-chain amino acid ABC transporter permease, whose amino-acid sequence MTTSISELSAQVRQLRTHETWWKDPRWARLFSIFALFMVLSILTNQVQGSSTDYTLLFKNSWFSARGAEFLIGSVIVWVIAEVWRARGLSRIAAQATKPVRQAKDIAALKNPWVKRGSLLVLVVVAVLLPYIGLFSTSYFQSVLSDQVGVFVLAAVGLNVVVGWAGLLDLGYIAFFAIGAYTTAILSGRLPIGADGNPEAHPPIHLNLFFAFPIAVLLTMAAGLILGAPTLRLRGDYLAIVTLGFHEIVLNIASNNPKNITGGALGATDISTFRFNLFGVHYDWHTNDAKPYWFLAIGLIIAVVFAFRRLEHSKVGRTWTAIREDEVAAAASGVPTVKYKLMAFAIGASTSGFAGVLATAKTTAITPQNFPLPLSVTVLAYVIFGGMGSLTGVIVGASLMTFLPYFLQGPPSWFNGGQPVVDPKDVPMWIGAVLLTMMIFRPQGLIPSKRRAQELAQAEHGLGDADAMTEPAEGVAP is encoded by the coding sequence GTGACGACCTCGATCTCCGAACTGTCGGCACAGGTCCGACAGCTGCGCACTCACGAAACGTGGTGGAAGGACCCGCGCTGGGCCCGGCTGTTCTCCATCTTCGCGCTGTTCATGGTGCTCAGCATCCTGACGAACCAGGTGCAGGGCTCCTCCACCGACTACACGCTGCTGTTCAAGAACAGCTGGTTCTCCGCGCGCGGGGCCGAGTTCCTGATCGGCTCCGTGATCGTCTGGGTCATCGCCGAGGTGTGGCGGGCCCGGGGCCTGAGCCGGATCGCCGCGCAGGCCACGAAACCGGTCCGGCAGGCCAAGGACATCGCGGCCCTGAAGAACCCGTGGGTCAAGCGGGGCTCGCTGCTGGTGCTGGTGGTCGTGGCGGTGCTGCTGCCGTACATCGGCCTGTTCTCCACGTCGTACTTCCAGTCCGTGCTGTCCGACCAGGTCGGCGTGTTCGTGCTGGCCGCGGTCGGGCTGAACGTGGTGGTCGGCTGGGCCGGCCTGCTGGACCTGGGGTACATCGCGTTCTTCGCGATCGGCGCGTACACCACTGCCATCTTGTCCGGCAGGCTCCCGATCGGTGCCGACGGCAACCCCGAGGCACATCCGCCGATCCACCTGAACCTGTTCTTCGCCTTCCCGATCGCGGTTCTGCTGACCATGGCCGCGGGCCTGATCCTGGGCGCCCCGACGCTGCGGCTGCGCGGCGACTACCTGGCGATCGTGACGCTCGGCTTCCACGAGATCGTGCTGAACATCGCCTCGAACAACCCGAAGAACATCACCGGCGGCGCCCTGGGCGCGACCGACATCTCGACGTTCCGGTTCAACCTGTTCGGCGTCCATTACGACTGGCACACCAATGATGCCAAACCGTACTGGTTCCTGGCGATCGGCCTGATCATCGCCGTGGTGTTCGCCTTCCGGCGGCTGGAGCACTCCAAGGTCGGCCGGACCTGGACGGCGATCCGCGAGGACGAGGTGGCTGCGGCCGCCTCGGGCGTGCCGACGGTGAAGTACAAGCTGATGGCCTTCGCGATCGGCGCCTCCACCTCCGGCTTCGCCGGTGTGCTGGCAACGGCGAAGACCACCGCGATCACCCCGCAGAACTTCCCGCTGCCGTTGTCCGTGACCGTGCTCGCTTACGTCATCTTCGGCGGCATGGGCTCGCTGACCGGCGTGATCGTCGGCGCCTCGCTGATGACCTTCCTGCCGTACTTCCTTCAGGGTCCGCCCTCGTGGTTCAACGGCGGCCAGCCGGTGGTGGACCCCAAGGACGTCCCGATGTGGATCGGCGCGGTCCTGCTGACCATGATGATCTTCCGGCCCCAGGGCCTGATCCCGTCCAAGCGCCGAGCGCAGGAGCTGGCGCAGGCCGAGCACGGCCTCGGCGACGCCGACGCGATGACCGAGCCCGCGGAAGGAGTGGCCCCGTGA
- a CDS encoding ANTAR domain-containing response regulator: MATESTPARRVIIAEDEALIRLDLKEMLQEEGYEVVAEAADGAAAVRLAEEHRPDLCIFDVKMPVLDGITAAEQVIEARIAPVLILTAFSQRELVERAAEAGVMNYLVKPFTKEKLVPAIEIAVSRHTQLTALEGEVADLASRLETRKLVDRAKGVLQTAHGMTEPEAFRWIQKTSMDRRMTMKEVAEVVISGSTAVGSPAKAE, encoded by the coding sequence ATGGCCACCGAGTCCACCCCTGCCCGTCGAGTGATCATCGCCGAGGACGAGGCGCTCATCCGCTTGGACCTGAAGGAGATGCTCCAGGAGGAGGGTTACGAGGTCGTCGCCGAGGCCGCCGACGGGGCCGCGGCGGTGCGGTTGGCCGAGGAGCACCGGCCGGATCTGTGCATCTTCGATGTGAAGATGCCGGTGCTGGACGGGATCACCGCCGCCGAGCAGGTGATCGAGGCGCGGATAGCGCCGGTGTTGATCCTCACCGCGTTCTCCCAGCGGGAGTTGGTCGAGCGGGCGGCCGAGGCCGGGGTGATGAACTACTTGGTGAAGCCGTTCACCAAGGAGAAACTGGTGCCGGCGATCGAGATCGCGGTCTCGCGGCACACGCAGTTGACCGCGCTGGAGGGCGAGGTCGCGGATCTGGCCAGCCGGCTGGAGACCCGCAAGCTGGTGGACCGGGCCAAGGGCGTGCTGCAGACGGCGCACGGGATGACCGAGCCCGAGGCGTTCCGGTGGATCCAGAAGACCTCGATGGACCGGCGGATGACCATGAAGGAAGTCGCCGAGGTGGTCATCAGCGGGTCGACCGCGGTGGGCTCGCCGGCCAAGGCCGAGTGA
- a CDS encoding branched-chain amino acid ABC transporter permease, translating to MYITQHFWELLFQGIRLGSLYALIAIGYTMVYGVLQLINFAHSEVFMSGALGGVFMLTALVGTNGDIPSGFSAFEYTALALLAGAAVGAAIAFSLERVAYRPLRKRHAPKLVYLITAIGASIFLYNLAGKLFGRNNLQVPESFHSGKVFVLPGSGAPGPRTVKTLDVLIIVTAVVMMIALDTLISRTKLGAGIRAVAQDAETAQLMGVDVSKVISRTFIIGGLLAGVGGVLYAMFHAVTYTMGFVPGIKAFTAAVLGGIGNVRGAMLGGLLLGIVESFSQGIFSLEWVDVVSFVVLVAVLLIRPTGILGERTGRAA from the coding sequence ATGTACATCACCCAACACTTTTGGGAGCTACTGTTCCAAGGGATCAGGCTCGGCTCCCTCTACGCCCTGATCGCCATCGGCTACACCATGGTCTACGGCGTGCTCCAACTGATCAACTTCGCTCACAGCGAGGTGTTCATGTCCGGCGCCCTGGGCGGCGTGTTCATGCTCACCGCGCTGGTCGGCACCAACGGCGACATCCCCAGTGGGTTCTCCGCCTTCGAGTACACGGCCCTGGCCCTGCTGGCCGGCGCGGCGGTGGGCGCGGCGATCGCGTTCTCGCTGGAGCGCGTGGCCTACCGGCCGCTGAGAAAGCGCCATGCGCCAAAACTGGTGTACCTGATCACCGCGATCGGCGCCTCGATCTTCCTGTACAACCTGGCCGGCAAGCTGTTCGGCCGGAACAACCTGCAGGTCCCGGAGTCCTTCCACTCCGGAAAGGTTTTCGTCCTGCCCGGTAGCGGGGCTCCCGGGCCGCGCACGGTCAAGACCCTGGACGTGCTGATCATCGTCACCGCCGTGGTCATGATGATCGCGCTCGACACCCTGATCTCGCGCACCAAACTGGGCGCCGGCATCCGGGCCGTGGCGCAGGACGCCGAGACCGCGCAGCTCATGGGCGTGGACGTCAGCAAGGTGATATCCCGGACGTTCATCATCGGCGGTCTGCTGGCCGGCGTCGGCGGCGTGCTGTACGCCATGTTCCACGCGGTGACCTACACGATGGGCTTCGTCCCGGGTATCAAGGCGTTCACCGCCGCGGTGCTCGGCGGCATCGGCAACGTCCGCGGCGCCATGCTCGGCGGCCTGCTGTTGGGCATCGTGGAGAGCTTCAGCCAGGGCATCTTCTCCCTGGAGTGGGTGGACGTGGTCTCCTTCGTAGTGCTGGTGGCGGTCCTGCTGATCCGCCCGACCGGCATCCTGGGCGAGCGGACGGGGAGGGCGGCGTGA